One window from the genome of Metabacillus flavus encodes:
- the dnaK gene encoding molecular chaperone DnaK, producing MSKIIGIDLGTTNSCVAVLEGGEPKVIPNPEGNRTTPSVVSFKNGERQVGEVAKRQAITNPNTIMSVKRHMGTDYKVEAEGKNFTPQEISAVILQHLKSYAESYLGEPVTKAVITVPAYFNDAERQATKDAGRIAGLEVERIINEPTAAALAYGLDKQDEDQTILVYDLGGGTFDVSVLELGDGVFEVRSTAGDNRLGGDDFDQVIIDHLVAEFKKENGIDLSKDKMALQRLKDAAEKAKKDLSGVSSTQISLPFITAGEAGPLHLELNLSRAKFEELSSDLVERTMAPVRQALQDAGISRDDLDKVILVGGSTRIPAVQDAIKKETGKEPHKGVNPDEVVALGASIQGGVITGDVKDVVLLDVTPLSLGIETMGGVFTKLIDRNTTIPTSKSQTFSTAADSQTAVDIHVLQGERPMSADNKTLGRFQLTDIPPAPRGVPQIEVSFDIDKNGIVNVRAKDLGTNKEQTITIKSSTGLSDDEIDRMVKEAEENADADKKRKEEVEVRNEADQLVFTTEKTLKDLEGKVDEAEVKKANDAKDALKVAIEKNELEEIKAKKDELQEIVQQLSMKLYEDAAKQQQGQEGQTAKDDNVVDADYEEVDDQDQKK from the coding sequence ATGAGCAAAATTATCGGTATCGACTTGGGTACAACGAACTCTTGTGTCGCTGTTCTTGAAGGCGGAGAACCAAAAGTAATCCCTAATCCAGAGGGCAACCGCACGACACCTTCCGTTGTTTCTTTTAAAAACGGCGAGCGTCAGGTAGGGGAAGTGGCAAAACGCCAGGCTATTACAAATCCCAATACGATTATGTCAGTTAAGCGTCATATGGGAACAGACTATAAAGTTGAAGCAGAAGGCAAAAACTTCACACCTCAGGAAATATCAGCTGTCATCCTTCAGCACTTGAAATCCTATGCTGAAAGCTATCTTGGCGAACCTGTTACAAAAGCTGTTATCACTGTTCCAGCTTATTTCAACGATGCAGAACGCCAAGCTACAAAAGATGCCGGCCGTATTGCAGGACTTGAAGTTGAGCGTATTATCAATGAACCTACTGCTGCAGCGCTTGCTTACGGTCTTGATAAACAGGACGAAGATCAAACGATCCTTGTTTACGACCTCGGCGGCGGTACATTTGACGTATCCGTTCTGGAACTTGGAGACGGTGTGTTTGAAGTTCGCTCCACTGCAGGTGATAACCGCCTTGGAGGAGACGATTTTGACCAAGTAATCATTGATCACTTAGTAGCTGAATTCAAAAAAGAAAACGGCATTGATCTTTCTAAAGATAAAATGGCGCTTCAGCGTTTGAAAGATGCAGCTGAGAAAGCGAAAAAAGATTTGTCAGGAGTATCTTCCACTCAGATTTCGCTTCCATTTATCACTGCAGGGGAAGCTGGACCTCTTCACTTGGAACTGAACCTTTCAAGAGCGAAATTCGAAGAGCTATCATCAGACCTTGTTGAACGTACGATGGCTCCTGTGCGCCAGGCACTTCAAGATGCCGGCATCTCAAGAGACGATCTTGATAAAGTTATCCTTGTTGGGGGTTCTACACGTATTCCTGCTGTACAGGATGCAATCAAGAAAGAAACAGGCAAAGAGCCGCATAAAGGTGTTAACCCGGATGAAGTAGTAGCACTTGGAGCTTCCATTCAAGGCGGTGTAATCACAGGAGACGTTAAAGATGTCGTTCTACTTGACGTTACGCCTCTATCTCTTGGAATTGAAACAATGGGCGGCGTATTCACGAAGCTTATTGACCGCAATACTACGATCCCAACTAGCAAATCACAAACGTTCTCAACAGCTGCAGACAGCCAGACAGCGGTGGACATCCACGTTCTTCAAGGTGAACGCCCTATGTCAGCAGACAACAAAACACTTGGCCGCTTCCAGCTAACGGATATTCCGCCGGCACCACGCGGCGTTCCTCAAATCGAAGTAAGCTTCGATATTGATAAAAACGGAATTGTTAATGTTCGTGCAAAAGATCTTGGCACGAATAAAGAACAAACCATCACAATCAAATCTTCTACTGGTTTGAGTGATGATGAAATCGACCGCATGGTTAAAGAAGCGGAAGAAAATGCAGATGCAGACAAAAAACGCAAAGAAGAAGTAGAAGTTCGCAACGAAGCGGATCAGCTTGTTTTCACTACTGAAAAAACACTAAAAGACCTTGAAGGCAAAGTGGACGAAGCAGAAGTGAAAAAAGCTAATGATGCGAAAGATGCACTTAAAGTAGCGATTGAGAAAAATGAGCTTGAAGAAATCAAAGCGAAAAAAGATGAACTTCAGGAAATCGTCCAGCAGCTTTCTATGAAGCTTTATGAAGATGCAGCAAAACAGCAGCAGGGTCAAGAAGGCCAAACTGCAAAAGACGATAATGTTGTTGATGCAGATTATGAAGAAGTAGACGACCAAGACCAGAAGAAATAA
- the grpE gene encoding nucleotide exchange factor GrpE, whose protein sequence is MVENEKDLNERDLAEEAEEKSPLSDEETLSQEETAEAETETDELSEAREKIASLESKVDESESKLLRVQADFENFKRRARMDAESVQKYRAQNLISEILPALDNFERALKVEASDEQTKSLLQGMEMVHRQLVQALKSEGVEEIETVGKTFDPHLHQAVMQGEEEGFEPNTVIEEFQKGYKLKDRVIRPSMVKVSQ, encoded by the coding sequence ATTGTGGAAAATGAAAAAGATTTAAACGAACGTGATTTAGCAGAAGAAGCAGAAGAAAAATCCCCTCTTTCAGATGAGGAGACTCTTTCTCAGGAAGAAACCGCAGAAGCGGAGACTGAAACGGACGAGCTTAGCGAAGCGAGAGAGAAAATTGCTTCCCTTGAATCAAAAGTGGACGAATCTGAAAGCAAGCTGCTCCGCGTTCAGGCAGACTTTGAAAACTTTAAGCGCAGAGCAAGAATGGACGCTGAATCCGTCCAAAAGTACCGCGCACAAAATTTGATTTCTGAAATTCTTCCTGCATTGGATAACTTCGAAAGAGCTCTTAAGGTTGAAGCTTCCGATGAACAGACTAAATCTCTTCTGCAAGGGATGGAAATGGTTCACCGCCAGCTCGTTCAAGCTCTTAAAAGCGAGGGTGTAGAAGAAATCGAGACTGTAGGGAAAACGTTCGATCCTCATTTGCATCAGGCTGTCATGCAGGGTGAAGAAGAAGGATTTGAACCCAATACAGTCATTGAAGAGTTCCAAAAAGGCTACAAACTAAAAGACCGGGTTATTCGCCCTTCTATGGTAAAAGTAAGTCAATAA
- the hrcA gene encoding heat-inducible transcriptional repressor HrcA, whose amino-acid sequence MLTNRQLLILQVIVDDFIQSAQPVGSRTLSKKEEISFSSATIRNEMADLEELGFIEKPHTSSGRVPSEKGYRYYVDHLLSPKRLASNEVRLIKSLFEEKIFELEKMVQKSAQILSDMTSYTTIVLGPKVNENQLKHLQIIPISENAAVAIMVTNTGHVESRPISLPEGVRPGDLEKVVNILNERLSGVSLSELKDKMYKEVASLLKMHIENYGMFLKSFEDSLLPRDHQEKLFFGGKTNMLNQPEFSDLEKVKTLLRMIDEERLFYKLLSSKDTGLSISIGKENQITAMEYCSLITADYSIDDKKIGTIAILGPTRMEYSRVVSLLQKVAGGLSKAMSDQYYS is encoded by the coding sequence ATGCTAACTAATCGTCAATTGCTGATTTTGCAGGTAATTGTTGATGACTTCATCCAGTCAGCTCAGCCTGTCGGTTCCAGAACCCTGTCCAAAAAAGAAGAGATATCTTTTAGCTCAGCTACCATTCGGAATGAAATGGCAGATCTCGAAGAATTGGGCTTTATTGAAAAACCGCACACTTCTTCAGGACGTGTACCTTCAGAGAAAGGCTACAGGTATTACGTCGATCATCTGCTGTCTCCTAAAAGACTGGCAAGCAATGAGGTTCGATTGATCAAATCTCTTTTTGAGGAAAAGATCTTTGAACTGGAGAAAATGGTTCAGAAGTCTGCTCAGATCCTTTCGGATATGACCAGCTACACGACCATTGTGCTAGGGCCAAAAGTGAATGAAAATCAGCTTAAACACCTGCAAATTATCCCAATCAGCGAAAATGCTGCAGTTGCCATTATGGTGACAAATACGGGACATGTTGAAAGCAGACCGATTTCCCTTCCGGAAGGTGTACGTCCAGGCGATTTAGAAAAAGTCGTCAATATCCTTAATGAACGTCTTTCAGGGGTTTCACTTTCTGAACTTAAGGATAAAATGTACAAGGAAGTAGCCAGTCTTTTGAAAATGCATATTGAGAATTACGGAATGTTCCTTAAATCCTTTGAGGACAGTCTGCTGCCGAGAGATCATCAGGAAAAGCTGTTCTTCGGCGGAAAAACCAATATGCTGAATCAGCCGGAATTCAGTGATCTTGAAAAGGTAAAAACCCTTCTGAGGATGATTGATGAGGAACGGCTGTTTTATAAATTACTAAGCAGCAAAGATACCGGGCTTTCCATTTCAATTGGGAAAGAGAATCAGATCACTGCTATGGAATACTGCAGTCTGATTACAGCAGATTACTCAATTGACGATAAGAAAATCGGGACAATTGCCATACTCGGTCCCACCCGGATGGAGTACTCAAGAGTGGTAAGCTTGCTCCAAAAGGTTGCAGGGGGGCTTTCAAAAGCGATGTCTGATCAGTATTACAGCTGA
- the hemW gene encoding radical SAM family heme chaperone HemW, producing the protein MKAAYVHIPFCEYICHYCDFNKIFIQNQPVELYLDYLNTEIAQVMQKHDKQKLDTIFIGGGTPTALDESQLTQLMTSISRHLLPSDKQIEFTVEANPGDLSYEKMRLLKSFGVNRFSIGVQSFEDRLLEKIGRVHRKQDVLRTVEDAKKAGFDNLSIDLMFGLPGQTAEDFERTLDLALSLDVQHFSAYSLIIEPKTVFYNLVQKGKLPLPPQEEEARMYELLMSRMEQAGFHQYEISNFSSPGMESRHNLTYWDNEEYFGFGAGAHGYVDGMREVNAGPLKKYMALIDESGSPITTRHKVTEDEQMEEELFLGLRKSAGVSKQVFKNKFGKELTDVFCEPIKVQKQKGLLEEDESSIFLSVQGRLLGNEVFQSFIGLS; encoded by the coding sequence GTGAAAGCAGCCTATGTCCATATCCCATTCTGCGAATACATCTGCCATTATTGCGATTTTAATAAGATTTTTATCCAAAACCAGCCGGTTGAATTGTATCTAGACTATTTAAATACAGAAATTGCCCAAGTGATGCAAAAACATGATAAACAGAAGCTTGATACCATTTTTATCGGCGGAGGGACTCCGACAGCGCTCGATGAGTCACAGCTTACACAGCTGATGACCTCAATTAGCCGCCATCTTCTTCCTTCAGATAAGCAGATTGAATTTACGGTCGAAGCAAACCCTGGGGACCTCTCCTACGAGAAAATGAGGCTTCTTAAAAGTTTTGGAGTCAATCGATTCAGTATTGGGGTCCAGAGTTTTGAAGACAGGCTCTTGGAGAAAATAGGCAGAGTGCATCGGAAGCAGGACGTGCTTAGAACAGTTGAAGATGCAAAAAAAGCAGGCTTTGACAACTTGAGTATTGATTTAATGTTCGGTCTGCCCGGACAGACTGCAGAAGACTTTGAAAGAACGCTGGATTTGGCACTAAGTCTTGACGTGCAGCATTTTTCTGCGTATTCCCTGATCATTGAACCGAAAACAGTTTTCTACAATCTTGTTCAAAAAGGAAAACTGCCGCTTCCCCCTCAGGAGGAGGAGGCACGTATGTATGAACTCTTAATGTCGAGAATGGAGCAAGCAGGATTTCATCAGTATGAAATCAGCAACTTTTCCTCCCCTGGAATGGAAAGCCGGCACAACCTCACCTACTGGGATAATGAAGAATATTTTGGTTTTGGCGCGGGGGCTCATGGGTATGTAGATGGGATGAGGGAAGTGAACGCCGGTCCTTTGAAAAAATACATGGCGTTAATTGATGAGTCTGGTTCCCCGATCACAACCCGGCATAAAGTAACTGAAGACGAACAAATGGAAGAAGAGCTATTCCTCGGACTTCGAAAAAGTGCCGGAGTCAGCAAGCAAGTATTTAAAAATAAATTCGGTAAAGAACTGACGGATGTTTTCTGCGAGCCGATAAAGGTTCAAAAACAGAAAGGACTGCTTGAAGAGGATGAATCGAGCATCTTTCTTTCAGTTCAGGGGAGGCTTCTCGGTAATGAGGTTTTTCAGTCGTTTATCGGGCTTTCTTAA